In Scomber japonicus isolate fScoJap1 chromosome 19, fScoJap1.pri, whole genome shotgun sequence, a single genomic region encodes these proteins:
- the dcp2 gene encoding m7GpppN-mRNA hydrolase — protein sequence MFSANMETKRVEIPSGVLDDLCSRFILHIPSEERDNAIRVCFQIELAHWFYLDFCMQNTPGAPHCGIRDFAKAVFHHCPFLLPHGEDVQKVLEQWKEYKMGVPTYGAIILDESLENALLVQGYLAKSGWGFPKGKVNEDEAPHDCAVREVMEETGFDIKNRISKDRYIEQKITDQVVRLYIIPGVSKDTKFNPKTRKEIRNIEWFPIEKLPCHRNDMTPKSKLGLAPNRFFMAIPFIRPLREWISRLKGESTDSDEDFANNGSTPSKPSDNIRSKSRRLMGTDAFSGEDWARHKQQKALSQYELNQNPNLKGNGKKFQDSPYVKKGANDNGVSNQQKEDKKLQPRRLQDSFERDVAPCSSTNGNRTVHRDCDQLPSSKTFLNFKFDKDAIMKCFDY from the exons ATGTTTTCAGCTAACATGGAAACAAAAAGAGTGGAGATTCCCTCCGGCGTACTGGACGACCTCTGCAG CCGATTCATCCTGCACATCCCCAGTGAGGAGAGGGACAACGCTATCAGAGTGTGCTTCCAGATCGAGCTGGCCCACTGGTTCTACCTGGACTTCTGCATGCAGAACACTCCAGGAGCTCCTCACTGTGGGATCAGAGACTTTGCCAAAGCTG TATTCCATCACTGTCCTTTCCTGTTGCCTCATGGAGAAGATGTGCAGAAAGTCCTAGAACAGTGGAAGGAGTACAAGATGGGTGTACCTACTTATGGAGCAATCATTCTAGATGAATCACTagaaaat GCGTTGCTTGTTCAGGGCTACCTTGCAAAGTCAGGGTGGGGCTTTCCAAAAGGGAAGGTGAACGAGGATGAAGCTCCTCATGACTGTGCAGTCCGTGAA GTAATGGAGGAGACAGGCTTCGACATCAAGAATCGCATCAGCAAAGACAGGTACATAGAGCAGAAAATCACAGACCAGGTGGTGCGGCTCTACATCATACCAGGAGTGTCAAAGGATACCAAATTCAACCCCAAAACGAGGAAAGAGATCAGG AACATTGAGTGGTTCCCTATTGAGAAGCTGCCATGTCACAGGAACGACATGACCCCAAAGTCTAAACTTGGACTTGCCCCTAACAGATTTTTCATGGCCATTCCATtcataag ACCGCTGCGGGAATGGATCAGTAGGCTGAAAGGCGAGTCTACAGACAGTGATGAGGACTTCGCAAACAATGGCAGCACTCCTTCCAAACCTTCAGACAATATTCG GTCAAAATCCCGACGCCTCATGGGGACTGATGCTTTTTCAGGAGAGGACTGGGCCAGACACAAGCAGCAGAAAGCCCTGAGCCAGTATGAGCTCAACCAG AACCCAAATTTGAAAGGCAATGGGAAGAAATTTCAGGACTCGCCTTATGTGAAGAAAGGAGCCAATGACAATGGAGTGAGCAACCAGCAG aaagaagataaaaagctTCAACCCAGAAGACTGCAAGACAGTTTTGAGAGAG ATGTGGCTCCATGCAGCTCCACCAATGGTAACCGGACAGTCCACAGAGACTGTGATCAGCTGCCATCTTCCAAGACTTTCCTCAATTTCAAATTTGACAAAGATGCCatcatgaaatgttttgacTACTGA